From the genome of Streptomyces sp. V2I9:
ATAGCGATGGCCTCGTCGCCCAGCGGGTTCACGCCGGGTCCGGCGGCCAGCGAGTGGCCGACCAGGACGTGCAGGCACTTCACCCGGTCCGGCATGCCGCCCGCGCTGGGGAAGCCCTCCAGGACCTCGATGGCGTCACGGCGGGCGATGTAGTCCTCGTGCGCGGCCCGGTACGCCTCGGCCAGCTCCGGGTCGGTCCCCAGACGGGCCGTCATCTCCTTCATGACCCCGTTGGCCTCCAGCGTGCCGATCGCCGAGGCCGCCCGGGGGCACGTCAGGTAGAACGTCGTCGGGAACGGCGTGCCGTCCTCCAGACGCGGCTGGGTCTCCACCACGTCCGGATTGCCGCACGGGCAGCGGTGCGCGATGGCGCGCAGGCCGCGCGGCGGACGCCCGAGCTGCTGCTCGAACGCGGCGATGTCCGCGTCGGTGGGCTGGGTGGACTCGGTCTGCGGAGGGGGCGTTTCCATGCCTGCCTTGGTTCTGCTCGGAAGCTGTGGAGGTGGACGTACGGGAGTGGCCGTACGGGATCGGTCGGTCAGTCGCGGTCGGCGCTGTCCACGCCGTCCCAGAGATTGGAGTGCCAGGGACGGTCGTTCGCGCCGGGTTCGCCGCGGGAGTCCTTCGCCGCGTCGGGGTCGGCCACGGTGTAGCCGATCTCCCCGGGGAGTACGTAATGGAGGTGCTGGCGGGCGAGCCGCATGATGTACGCGTCGTCCTGGAGCCGCGCCTTCTCGTCCCGCAGCTCCTCGGTGCGCCGCTGCGCCTCCTGCGAGAGCCGCTCCTGTTCGGCGATCTCGTCACGCTGGGAGACGTACTGCCGCATCGGGTAGGCGAGCGCCACCACCAGGGAGCAGACGA
Proteins encoded in this window:
- a CDS encoding DUF501 domain-containing protein; this translates as METPPPQTESTQPTDADIAAFEQQLGRPPRGLRAIAHRCPCGNPDVVETQPRLEDGTPFPTTFYLTCPRAASAIGTLEANGVMKEMTARLGTDPELAEAYRAAHEDYIARRDAIEVLEGFPSAGGMPDRVKCLHVLVGHSLAAGPGVNPLGDEAIAMLPEWWAKGPCVTPCTPPSEEDGWTVDGDGDGYAAFRPLDGPAADGQGA
- a CDS encoding septum formation initiator family protein, with translation MAGKDRDRFSTSTRLRLLGEQTAARVYRSQSRRQDRRSRLTGRAAFLALVVCSLVVALAYPMRQYVSQRDEIAEQERLSQEAQRRTEELRDEKARLQDDAYIMRLARQHLHYVLPGEIGYTVADPDAAKDSRGEPGANDRPWHSNLWDGVDSADRD